From the Chryseobacterium sp. G0201 genome, the window AACCCGAAAAATATATTACTGAAGATATCGGAATTTTAGGAATAAAAGATATTTTAAAAGAACTTGAAAAACCCGGTTTAGATCCTCGAAAAGCAGCAAAAGTTTTTGAATTTGATCCTAGTGTGAAAAAGATCACCGACTTAAAAATCGGAATGATCCTTCCGGGAATTGTCAATAATATTACAGCTTTCGGATGTTTTGTAGACCTTGGAATTAAAGAAAGCGGACTGGTTCATATTTCTCAATTGAAAGATGGTTTTGTTTCTGATGTGAATGAAGTGGTAAAACTACATCAACATGTTGAGGTGAGAGTAACTGAAGTGGATGAAGCGAGAAAAAGGATTCAGCTGAGTATGATTCTTTAATTTAAAACTCATGAGAATTTCAGAATTAAAAGAAAAAAAAATAACCCGCCGGGCGACCCGAGATTTTGATTTGGAAGGTAACCGTATTTATAATGAATTTGAATATGATTTACCTTTCAAAGCTGATTTTTCAGGTAGTGAAAAACAAAGAGAATGGGCTAAAATAATTGATCTAATTCCTTTTTTTCTTATTTTTCTTTTCATTTTTAAACTGGCTCCAATTCTATCTTTCTTGTTTTCAATCCCATCAGTAATAATTCTTGGAAGTATTACCGAAACAGTTTGGGGAACAACCTTAGGAAAAAGGATTTTTAGAATGATTGTCATTGACGATTTTGGAAATTTTCCTAATTTTTTCACATCATTAAAAAGGAATTTTTTGTGCTTATCCAACTTCTACCCTTCCTTTTCAGAATACACCACAAAAGATGTTGCATTTGGAACTCAAACACATTTTAGAACGGATTTAAGTATGCACATGAACAATAAATTGTGCAAAACATATATTGTCAAAGAAATTCAGTTGTTGAAAATCAAAAAACTGTTAGAAGAAAAAAAGTAGCTTAAAATTAAGCTACTTTCTTTTTATTTAAAATCCTTAGAATCTCTTCTCGGTCCTTTCGCCTCGGGCCATTTTGTAACCTGTCCTTTATCATCAAGAGGCATTTCTCTTTTCTCTCTGTTGGTAAATTCCGGATCTTCTGATGCCATGTAAGCTAGTGATGCCGTTAAAATTACATTATTTTTCACCTCATCAAAAACAATCTTGTCGTATGTATCTTTAGTCGTGTGCCAAGTATAGCCGAAATACCCCCAATTCAACGAACTTAGAGAAAATCCGGGAACTCCTGCAGCTACAAAAGAAGCATGATCAGAACCACCTCCGCCGGGCATTCCCGGAAAATCTGTTTTGATCTGATCTCTTACTTTTTTCGGAACTCCATTCAGCCATTTTCCGATATAATCGTACGATTTTACAAATCCTTGTCCGCTGATGTTTACAACACGACCTGTTCCGTTATCTTGGTTGAACACCGCCTGTGTTCCCTTTATAATTTCAGGATTATCTGCAACAAAACCTCTGGAACCGTTCAAACCTTGCTCTTCACTTCCCCAAAGTCCGACAACGATCGTTCTTTTATTGTTTGGATAATATTTTTTAAGGATTCTCATGGTTTCAAGCATCGTTAAAACGCCTGTTCCGTTGTCTGTCGCGCCCTGAGCACCATCCCAAGAATCAAGGTGAGCAGAAAGAATGACATATTCATTCGGTTTTTCTTTTCCTTTAATAATTCCGACTGTGTTAAAAGTTTTAGCATCAGGAAGAACTTTTGACTGTGCTTCAATTTTAATTTTAGGTTTACTTCTTTTTTCAGCCATTCTGAAAAGCATTCCATAATCTTCAACATCAATGTCGATCATTGGGATTTTGCTTGTTTTAGCTCCAAAAATCCGGTTGGCTCCCATAATTCCTGTCCAGTTTGAAATGGCAATTCCCACAGCTCCCGCTTTTTCCAAAGCTTCAGGAAGCGTATTATTATCGTATCCAATATTTTTCACATAGTCACGGAAATCTTTTGAAGCCTGTTCTTTTTCCGCTTTTAATTTTTCATATAATTCAGGAGTTGCAAACTCTTTGATCTGTTCATCAGAACGTCCTATTTTCTGATACTGCGCCATCAGAACAATTTTTCCTTTTGCGGAAGGTAACCATTGATCAAATTCAGCTTTAGAAGACACTTTAGGAAGAATTACAACTTCAGCCTCAATCGCTTTTTTAGTCGCAGGACTCCAAGCTAATTGGGTTGCAGATAATGATTTTATGCGAGGATACGTCATGTCAACATGCGTAATTCCTCTTTGCCAGCCTTTCCAAGTTCCGAATTGCTGTAGATTGGCATCAACTCCCCAAGAACGAAGTTTTTCGGCCGTCCATTCATTGGCTGCCAGCATTTCAGGCGTTCCAACCAAACGGGGCCCGATTCCATCAAGCAGTTCAGACGCCATATCTTCAAGCTGAGAATGGCTATTAACTTCATTTACAAAATTTTCAACTACAGGATTCAGTTTTTCCTGTGAACCGGTTTGTGCCTGAGCCCATGAAAATTGTACCGCCAATACTACTGCAGGCGCTACAAAAAAGCGATTTATCTTCATAATGTCATTGATTGGGATAAAGATAAAGGAATTCGGGGGAAACTGGGAAGGGTAAAAGAGAAAAACAGAATGATTTTTATCCTAATGATTGATATTTAGGCTTAAAAAATAATTTTAAAGTTAAATTTTTAAACCATTAAAATGTATCAAGCTGTTAAGAAGATTAGCTTTTGATAAAGTATTAAGAAGCTAAACAAGGATTTCACAATTTGATCTCTATAAAATAAGCCTAGATTCCTACGGAATGACAAACTTGATTTAATAATAAAAAAAACCGACTTCAAAGAAGCCGGTTCATATCGATTTTAGGTCGATTATTTTTTTGATTCCTCAACAGAAACTTTTCTGAAGTCTTTGAACAATTTGCTTAGTTCTAAAGCTGATTTACGAGCTCTAGTTCCAGCAGCCTTGTTTCCTTTTTCTGCTTGTTGGTTTGCTTCAGTTGTAAAAGCTTCAAATTCCGCGTTGATCTTTTCAATAAGTTCTTTCATTATTTTAAAATTTAGGGTGCAAATATAGGTTTTATGGTGGATTTCGCAATAGTTAAGGGTAAAAAAACTTAATAAAAATCGAGAATTATTAAAATTTGGAATGAAAATAAAAATTTTTAAGTCAATTCGTTCCTTTTTTTCTCTATCAAAAGCTAATGTAAAGTAAGATTCAGGTTTATTTAAAATAAAAATCAGATTTTCGGGAAGACCTTTTATCGGTTTTATGTAAATTCGCTAAATAACTAAATTATTTGTCCGTAAGTCCCATGGAGCTGCCAAAAGAATATATTTTATCGGATACCAACATCAGCACACTGTCTATATATGATCTTTTGAAGCACGCTCAAACGGCAAATTTTATAGAAAACAAAGATTTCCGGGACATCTACCCAATTGCCCTTGACTGCAATGCCGGAGTTTTTACGAAAACTACATCTGTCATTGATTTCCCGAATGTTTCCGTAAGCCAGGTTGGAACTTCATTAATAACTGCTTGCTCATGTGACAATGAAACGAATAAACTTTGCGAGCATCAGGCTGAAATTATTCACGCTATTCTGGAGCAGAAAAACTTCCGAATCTTTTTTGATCATAATGTAAGACAAAGATCATTGATGTCTGTCGCGAAAGGTTTTGGATTAGAAAATGAAACAAATTTGGATGCTTATTTTAACATTGAATATACTGATGGAAAATTAGATATTCAGCCAAAAATCAAAGAGCTGATCCAAATGGATGAGCAGGTTTTCAAACAGGATCTGCTTCCTCAACGCGTTTCAATATTAGATGAATTAGCAGTTCAGAATACTGATAAAAAAAAGATTCTGGTTATCGGAAAACACCGCTTTTACAATCAACTGAATTTTTCATTGATGGAAGCTGATATTACCCAATCAGGAAAAGTAAAAAACCCAATTACAACGATTGATCCCATGCAGTTGATCTGGAAAGCAGAACAACCCTCAGAGATCAAATTTTATACGGCAATTCTCACCTTTCAAAATAAATATAGCGAAGAAAAAAGCGCTGCAGAATTACAGGCTTTACAACTGATCGTCCAGAATCCTTTAGACCTTGATGTGTATTATCACGATCACACTGTAGCCGAAACAATTTCTTCAAAATCATTGATTTCGATTAATTTAAATATATTAAAATCGGAGATACAACTTACTGTTTTCAAGAAAGATCCTTTTTACGAAATTACAGGAGAGCTGTTGTTCAATGACATTTCC encodes:
- a CDS encoding RDD family protein, with translation MRISELKEKKITRRATRDFDLEGNRIYNEFEYDLPFKADFSGSEKQREWAKIIDLIPFFLIFLFIFKLAPILSFLFSIPSVIILGSITETVWGTTLGKRIFRMIVIDDFGNFPNFFTSLKRNFLCLSNFYPSFSEYTTKDVAFGTQTHFRTDLSMHMNNKLCKTYIVKEIQLLKIKKLLEEKK
- a CDS encoding M20/M25/M40 family metallo-hydrolase; translated protein: MKINRFFVAPAVVLAVQFSWAQAQTGSQEKLNPVVENFVNEVNSHSQLEDMASELLDGIGPRLVGTPEMLAANEWTAEKLRSWGVDANLQQFGTWKGWQRGITHVDMTYPRIKSLSATQLAWSPATKKAIEAEVVILPKVSSKAEFDQWLPSAKGKIVLMAQYQKIGRSDEQIKEFATPELYEKLKAEKEQASKDFRDYVKNIGYDNNTLPEALEKAGAVGIAISNWTGIMGANRIFGAKTSKIPMIDIDVEDYGMLFRMAEKRSKPKIKIEAQSKVLPDAKTFNTVGIIKGKEKPNEYVILSAHLDSWDGAQGATDNGTGVLTMLETMRILKKYYPNNKRTIVVGLWGSEEQGLNGSRGFVADNPEIIKGTQAVFNQDNGTGRVVNISGQGFVKSYDYIGKWLNGVPKKVRDQIKTDFPGMPGGGGSDHASFVAAGVPGFSLSSLNWGYFGYTWHTTKDTYDKIVFDEVKNNVILTASLAYMASEDPEFTNREKREMPLDDKGQVTKWPEAKGPRRDSKDFK
- a CDS encoding histone H1 — protein: MKELIEKINAEFEAFTTEANQQAEKGNKAAGTRARKSALELSKLFKDFRKVSVEESKK